Sequence from the Mytilus galloprovincialis chromosome 10, xbMytGall1.hap1.1, whole genome shotgun sequence genome:
ATATAAAACAACTAGAAAGTAGGCTAAAATCTACACTATCAAATGTAATTCTGGTATAATCTTACCCTAAGGTTAAGTCTATGACTAACACACAATGAGGAATGTTGTAAGGACTTTATAACAGATGAGTAAGCATCTTCTAGCTGTGTGTACTTTCCTACTAAAGCTATTGTTACTTCCTTCAATAATCTGTCATGTCTACAACAAAAatgtagaaatataaaaattcattttactggagcaaaattctaacttgatctattACTTGTCATAGCGTTTAACTGTATAACAAATAttaagtcaatatcttcaagcattaacgaaaaaaaagtttggaaaactgattattttaaaTATGTGAATTTTCTacgtccaaggaccataactctgaaCAGAATCATCAGACCagacaaaatttgaacttgatttgtaacttgtcataataaaactatatataccaattatcaaatcaatatcttcaagcatgataaaaaaaagtgtggaaaactgatttgctggactgacggatggacagaaagagtgcaaacctaaagtccccttcgaaaacaaaaaaaatgtttcttgacAAGTATGGTAACACAAATACATATCATATTGTAACTTAAATATCAAAGTATATAATATCATCAATAAATTATAGAACATTGACTGGATGGAATCTAAATAATGGTCACTTCACTGCactatattgttttttaaaaggtAGTGATTAATCTTGGAAGATAAAGATATGTCAGTACCATGGGATTTTGATTGCATGagaagatatagatatcaagtcagtaccatgggattttgattgcatgagaagatatagatatcaagtcagtaccatGGGATTTTGATTGCATGAGAAGgtatagatatcaagtcagtacaaTGAGATTTTGATTGCACGAGAAGgtatagatatcaagtcagtaccatGGGATTTTGATTGCACGAGAAGgtatagatatcaagtcagtacaatgggattttgattgcatgagaagatatagatatcaagtcagtaccatGGGATTTTGATTGCATGAGAAGgtatagatatcaagtcagtacaatgggattttgattgcatgagaagatatagatatcaagtcagtaccatGGGATTTTGATTGCATGAGAAGgtatagatatcaagtcagtaccatGGGATTTTGGTTGCATGAGAAGATaaagatatcaagtcagtaccatGGGATTTTGATTGCATGAGAAGgtatagatatcaagtcagtaccatGGGATTTTGATTGCATGAGAAGgtatagatatcaagtcagtacaatgggattttgattgcatgagaagatatagatatcaagtcagtacaaTGGGATTTTGATTGCATGAGAAGgtatagatatcaagtcagtaccatgggattttgattgcatgagaagatatagatatcaagtcagtaccatgggattttgattgcatgagaagatatagatatcaagtcagtaccatGGGATTTTGATTGCATGAGAAGgtatagatatcaagtcagtacaatgggattttgattgcatgagaagatatagatatcaagtcagtaccatgggattttgattgcatgagaagatatagatatcaagtcagtaccatGGGATTTTGATTGCATGAGAAGgtatagatatcaagtcagtaccatgggattttgattgcatgagaagatatagatatcaagtcagtaccatgggattttgattgcatgagaagatatagatatcaagtcagtacaaTGGGATgtatagatatcaagtcagtaccatGGGATTTTGGTTGCATGAGAAGATaaagatatcaagtcagtaccatGGGATTTTGATTGCATGAGAAGgtatagatatcaagtcagtaccatGGGATTTTGATTGCATGAGAAGgtatagatatcaagtcagtacaatgggattttgattgcatgagaagatatagatatcaagtcagtacaaTGGGATTTTGATTGCATGAGAAGgtatagatatcaagtcagtaccatgggattttgattgcatgagaagatatagatatcaagtcagtaccatgggattttgattgcatgagaagatatagatatcaagtcagtaccatGGGATTTTGATTGCATGAGAAGgtatagatatcaagtcagtacaaTGGGATTTTGATTGCATGAGATTTTGATTGCATGagaagatatagatatcaagtcagtaccatgggattttgattgcatgagaagatatagatatcaagtcagtaccatGGGATTTTGATTGCATGAGAAGgtatagatatcaagtcagtaccatGGGATTTTGATTGCATGAGAAGgtatagatatcaagtcagtaccatgggattttgattgcatgagaagatatagatatcaagtcagtaccatgggattttgattgcatgagaagatatagatatcaagtcagtaccatGGGATTTTGATTGCATGAGAAGgtatagatatcaagtcagtaccatgggattttgattgcatgagaagatatagatatcaagtcagtaccatGGGATTTTGATTGCATGAGAAGgtatagatatcaagtcagtaccatgggattttgattgcatgagaagatatagatatcaagtcagtaccatgggattttgattgcatgagaagatatagatatcaagtcagtaccatgggattttgattgcatgagaagatatagatatcaagtcagtacaatgggattttgattgcatgagaagatatagatatcaagtcagtaccatGGGATTTTGATAGCATGAGATTTTGATTGCATGagaagatatagatatcaagtcagtaccatgggattttgattgcatgagaagatatagatatcaagtcagtacaaTGGGATTTTGATTGCATGAGATTTTGATTGCATGagaagatatagatatcaagtcagtaccatgggattttgattgcatgagaagatatagatatcaagtcagtaccatgggattttgattgcatgagaagatatagatatcaagtcagtaccatGGGATTTTGATTGCATGAGAAGgtatagatatcaagtcagtacaaTGGGATTTTGATTGCATGAGATTTTGATTGCATGagaagatatagatatcaagtcagtaccatgggattttgattgcatttcatccAATCTTTacccccaaaaaaatatatagtgggTAGGAAAGCACTTATTTTTATATGCTTAGGGCAGGTCATGAAGTTGAAATTGTGTGGTTAAGTACATATGCAATTGTATGGGTGATGACAATTACCTACCTATCAGATAAATCTTTCCACCTCATCATCATTCTACTACCAAAAGGAGAACTAGATGTATTGATTTCTAATTTCTCCATCAGAAACTTGGACACTCCCTGAGCATGTAGTAGTAGAGGAACTCTGAACAAGGAGGACACGTCATGGATTGAAAATACCTGCAAGTGGAAAATTGCATATGCTGTTACTCTTCttagtaaaattttaataaaagaattagaaaatatttcaaatataagaaagatatatattttaaaattctttaaaaaatatgtgttatGATTTTTGaatccatataaaaaaaacttttttgtatcttttgaCAAGTTAgttaatttttcatgttttactgaatttttattctttttttataccagtgtattttttttatgacaaaaatccaAGAATATGTGTGTCCATTGGAAACCATACCCAGCCAACAAACAACTAACTTTTAAGTGATCTCAGATCGACAACCTAAATATtcaagttaaacatgttaaatgtcatTACAAACATTATTGTCAAAGATCTTTTTTTGTCGTAGTATGCACTGTCCAAATATTCAATGGAAATGTACcctttttcgttgtttttttcgTGGAAAATCAAAATGAGGTACtatttgtgacgtcatgaatAGAACGCAGGAACGTTAATTGGTAACAAAAAGACTAATTTTCTATCTAGCCACTGTATTAGCTATTATTCAtagtgatattggtcaataaattccAGTTTGAAATTTAGTCTAAATAAGGGGGCCATAATAGTGCCTTATCGAAACCTACTCCTTAAGCATTTACAtaaaatagttatatattttctttctaatgTCAAAGACAGATTGTTGACCCCTAGATATCTCTTTAGATTTTGTTACTTGTAGGTTGCTTACATATACACCACATATTTCCTTCTATTTATATTTGACAGgctaacacatttttaaataaccTTCCTTGATATCAGCATatgtaacagtaaatttaaagCCAATGTACATTTGTATAAAGGAACCTTTCCCGTTGTGATTtgattttcttcatttttctaaAGCCTAAAACAGAAGTCATGTAAGTCGCTTCACACAAAATGTTtatgtttgtattatatatgaaTATGTTTATCCTTACTTGTTGTGGTTTAACATGACAAAATAATGAGATTTTAGCTTTAACTGGATCAGCTATTGGTAGAGTACTTCTACATACAATctgaaaacaaacaataaatctCAAAGTattacatacatcatgtacatcgagaaaaaaaaattgaaagaaacttCTACAACTAGCTTTAACTACATAAGGGATACATAATATACTTTTACATATCTGAATAATTTATAAATCCAATTGAATTTATCAGTTTTTTTTGGAATATACTTTTAATCAATAAGTAGCATGAAGTTGCATAGGGGAATATATATGAAGACACACAAAAGTTAACTTGAAAAAAAACCTACAGCATTTACTCATATTCTGTGGAAATAGGACGTTTTTTCATATATACTAATAGACGCTATCATACCAGATCTGGACTTAATCCTAAACCACGTAGTTCTCGCACACTAGCCTGTGTGGGTTTAGTTTTTTGTTCACCTGTGGCTTGTGGCTGAAAAAAGAATCAATTAAAACTGTAATTTGTACCTCCTGTCATGCCTGTATTATGCATAATATGACGCAAAAATATTTCTGAGGTCACCATACCTGCGAACTTTTCAAAATACCTAGAGGGGTTTTATGTGCAAGATGGCTTTCAAAATAGTACAAAACCTACAAAGGGGCcttcaaattcattttaaagaTGTTTATTTGCTTCTTCATACTTATACAATCCCAACCAATTGtaaaattttttgttttattctaaatTGTGGATTAAAAATTTCCaattgggagcctccatgggggaaaacccacacaaatagtgacagttgacAGGTGTGGGTCACATTAAAATCAATCAACTCAAATAAGACTTTCATTTTTGTATAAGTTCATTTCAAATTCTGCTCTATCATTTTATATGGAACTTTGTGTGTTGGCTacattttgtgtagattctgaagttagtattacatgtatgttgaaatGAATATCTAAATGAATGAAGTTTTTCGTGAgggatatttaaatgtttattgctGGTGTTTTATCTTCACAAGAAGCTGGTAAACCAGATGCATTTTTGCCGAAATtccaaatattaaaattaaattgaaaatttaaatattatccTTTACTGAATCTGAAGATACCCTCGCCTAAAAGTGtacaaatcatttaaaacatttaactATAATAGCTATGTTccaatttgatatttataacCTGCATCCTATTTCTAAAATTTAGAATTCTAAGCCATTTTACCTGAGGTACTAAACTGACATGTACTAAGCAATAGTCTTCTCGTTTGATTCTGAAGTGGAAAAACTGTCTGAATGCTTCAATGAAAGGCATGCCCTCTATATCTCCAATGGTTCCACCAAGCtgataaattcaaataaatacagAACATAATTATCATACTTATAGTATTCAACAGTATTGTTGCACACCAAATAATAGGATATCTTTTAACACATGTAAGAAGTCAATTTACCAAAGACAGTCCAATTTATTCAGttgatatatatgttatatagaGAGTAATCTAACTATACAGGCTTATAGACTAACCAAATTAAAAGCTTACAATAAACCATAAAGGAATTATTTAGTCTTTTCTATTTGACTTTCAAGTTTGTTTTATTAagaacctgccttcctggtctaCTTACAAAAGATAGACCCGTGGAGGGGAAACATACATTCTTTTGTGGCCTGATCCTAAATACCTAAATTATTGACAATACAAACTTCAAGAGTTTTATGATCACCATCTACAGGTATTTTAGCTACTCACCTTTACAATACAACTTTAGGAGTTTGATGATCACCATCTACAGGTATTTTAGCTACTCACCTCTGCAATACAAACTTCAGGAATTTTATGATCACCATCTACAGGTATTTTAGCTACTCAACTCTACAATACAAACTTCAGGAGTTTGATGATCACTGTCAACAGGTATTTTAGCTACTCACCTATACAATACAAACTTCAGAAGTTTGATGATCACCATATATCGCATCCACAGGTATTTTAGCTACTCACCTTTACAATACAACTTTAGGAGTTTGATGATCACCATCTACAGGTATTTTAGCTACTCACCTCTACAATACAAACTTCAGGAGTTTGATTATCACCATCCACAGGTATTTTGGCTACTCTCTCAACCCAGTCCATTATAGCATCTGTTATATGTGGTACAACTGTCaaattataaaacattgaaaaaattagTTTTCTGAATTTATTGGCTTTTGAATCTAACATGTTTAAAgtattttaaagaaattgttGAGAAAACAGTAATGAAAAATCAAACGATAtctaaaacaagaggctgtcacaacgacagcaaaccggatttattaatatttatttgtgtcctggcaatatcacaagaaccattagtGATGAATGGGGAAAGTGAAAATCgttaatatcaaatttgacctccattttgtcatcagtatcaacatattaaaatttgaaaagcttagattgaatggttcaggagtaaatgcaacaacgtgaatggaaacgccattttacaatctttcaagaaccataacgccttaacggtaaaagtcaaaatcgtcattattgaacttgacctctattttgtcatcagtaacaacatataaaaatttcaaaagctttggttgaatggttcatgagaaaatgcacggacacgactggaaactccatttttcaatctttcaagaaccataactcctgaacggtataagtcaaaatcgtcattatttaacttgacctctattttgtcatcagttacaacatattaaaatttgggaagctttggtagaacagttcatgcataaatgcacgacacaactggaaacttcatttttcaatctttcaagaaccataactcctgaacagtaaaggtcaaaatcatcattattgaacttgacctccattttgtcatcagtaacaacatattaaaatttgggaagctttggtagaacagttcatgtgtaaatgcacggacacgactgaaaactctatttttcaatctttcaagaaccaaactcctgaacggtaaaagtcaaaatcgccattattgaacttgaccttcatttagttgtcagtaacaacatattaaaattttaaaagctttggctgaacggttcatgagttaatgcacggacaacatttgattgccgcccgacGGCCGGCCGGCcgctgtacatccccaaatcaataaccgacgtttttgtcacaaaaatcctgTTAATAAACATCTACAGGTAACATGATGAACATGTAATAAGCAGAGTCTTGACAAAAGAGGTCTAATATCTGACattaacatattattttttttacaaaaataaaacatttggtCTGCTTATTACTAGTTTCTATGACTACTCAACAAAGTTTGATACTTCCTCATGAAAATCCTATCTCAGTTTATATTGGATATTCTATTTAGACACTTGAAAATTCTACCTACCTTGAACTGTTTTGCCAAGGTAATCTCCCCTTCTTTCTTTGTTGATCACATGTTGGTAGATCTTTCCAGTTGTAATGTTGTTGTCACGATGAAGCGTGATGTCCAGGAAGCGTTCATAATTTCCAAGGTCAAGGTCAACTTCTCCACCGTCATCCAAAACAAAAACTTCACCTATAATGaaagttttttcttcttcaaatgaTTGATCTTTTCTATAATTTACCATCTTCCATAGATTAGGTCTCtccttatatttttctttttattgaagctgttttttaccatgtttactaaaCAAATCTTAAAGTTTATTCTTAAATGGTAAAACAAGATTAAAGTTAATTAATCTGCCTGGTATTGTATTATTTACACCACTTTTTTTTATACTAGCCCTTCCtgattttttaaattgacattgaAGTAAAAGCTAGTAATAGTAGCTTCTCTCATAAATTCAAATACTTCTTTATAACTTGGTCATTCATTTATATCAAGTGCTAGTATTTTAAACAATTAATATTTTACATCTTGCCATTGACCTGCCCACAACtacatacatgtaatttaaaGGATACATGTGTAATTAATGCAAGAATGTATGACATGTATAATGCATACAAAgatcatgtattttgttttgttttctatgttgttgaGTGTTTGTCTCACTGAGTTACAACAAAAGTATCCTTTTATTCACATAAATAGTGTTAAACAAACCATGTTCATAAGGTGAGAATGTGCCAGCATCAATGTTTATATAGGGGTCAATCTTGATAGAGGTCACTCTGACACCACATGACTTCAGGATCATTCCCAAGCTGCTAGCAATAACTCCTTTCCCTATTCCACTGATAACACCACCAGAAACCAACACATACTTCATGGCTTTAAGTATTCCTGCCAGGATTCTGAAAATATCAATTACATGAACTAATCAATTATTACTATACAATACCAATATACCCTCCTTAGTCATGATTATGACCAAGTTGTTTAATATCCAAATGGTAAGGTTTGTTTggtcttttgattttgcaatttgcttAGAAACTTTCCTTTCAAAATTTACCTaccagtttggtatttttgttatgttactttttTGTGCTAGAACTATGTTTGATTCAGAAATTATGTATGCAATGCAAAAGCCTTTTCTTTCTCCGATTAAATCTGCCATAGAGCTTTTGTGCATTGAAAATGGCTTACTGAGGAGCTTAGCTCAAAGTCTCCATGTCCATAAAGTGCGCCATTGACAAGACTTTTTTGCAACTTTATTTCTTTGtgaattttattaattaactCTGGAAGTTTCTCAGGCTTCCAATCTTGATTTAGTTTCAAGGTGTGATTGATTGATTCACAATTATTGTTTTTCCATTGCAATGGAATTCTCGACTGATTTTCGAGCATTGTACACGTAATCCCTTATAGTAGGAATAACTTTTTGCGTATCCCCTcttttattgctacaataacatttaattaacaccttcaactttgtacacgcgtcagactatacaattacacgcgccagaatatacaatcattgtaaatagtgaacacctgttgaaaactcaagattgtcattaatttcctttcatcttcaatcaatatgcataaacatgataaatatcgtttaatgaggcaataaacaaataaaaagatgaaaacattcacatttcaattttcttttcctcctgtttgatttcagttctttgtatttcacaatttgtgtcaatattttcaggacaatgatgcacaaataattcattttgcgagcttaatatatattgcacgaaaagagttttaaaaaacaaattataagataaataatatgttctaaaacacaaggaaaagtaatctcataatagtaatactggctgttattcataatagatgataaaatattatgtaaataatgtttcatttttttctatcaattttaactttcttgtccctaaaattattttcttttgcatattcttttaatatttattgcaataattaattttaattaaaaaaaaaatgttttcttgtcgataaatagtttcttgttgcttgttgtcgctaaaataattcttgttgtcgcttcttgtcgctaaaaagTGAGACCGTCATGTTCAACTCAGACCATCATGTCATTCGTGACTGGTAATCTTCCTTCTTTAGTTTAGTATAAAAGGttcgtatataaaaaaatatatatattgataaaatggTCTTATCTAATTCACATacgaaaaaagaaaatagaagtCATACCAAATATGAGCAATTCAACAGTGGAACATTGTGTATGTAAATTAAACTATCCTCATCAAAACACGTGCAACAAAAAATGTGCCCCAGCTGAAATGTAAACACATTACATCAAAATAATATGTGTTCTGACATTTCTGTCTAGCTGgtcttttgctttttttgtattttaaaatgttatagatGTATATCTGATTCCATTCACCCTTTTTGTCATAAAATTAAGGCCAGATCATACAACCTTGTTTATGTTCCAACCTTGCCGCCAATCCTCAGGAGTTGACGATAAGATGGATTGATAAGTCAGGAGAATTCCCGAGTAAATCAACTATTTCTGGTTTACGGTTTCTTTGAAAACCAGTAAGATTAACCAAAGTACTTGTATGCTGTTGACtcgaaatacaaaaaaataatttaaaaaactcTACTTTCTGAACAAAGTATGTTTTTTAGGCCTGTTTTTTAAGCATGTGAACATGAAGAACTTTGTTTTTTAATATCTTCATCTTCTTTAGGGTTTCAGTAGTCCTTCGGTAATCCTTATCGCCTGTCATAGATGAATAAATAAAATCGTATTATCATTGACCTGAAAAGCCGCAATGAATGAGGctaacaaatgtaacaaagaagcacagaAGCATACTTATTTGATGTATGCTTTTTTGTGCTGTCAatatatataatggaatttaatgcgactgtcataccgaaagtgagagatttagctagcctGCTATAAAATCGTGATTTTCTACATGATAAGAAAatacttgtaccaagtcaggaatatgacagttgttattaatttggttgatgtgtttgagctcttcgttttgccatttgatgaccgcgtcactgatgagccttttgtaaacgaaacgtgcgtctggaaTTATATcgtacaaaatgtaatcctgccggtcaggtatctatgatgagtttattcgttatttataagggactttccttttttgaattttcctcggagttcttttttttttgtgatttcacttttttctcaTTGATCTGAAgattatttatttaagaattgaaagcttctttttgtaaatttattggggtgtaaaagtgttgatcaACCCTATacaattactaaaagaagcattcaattcttataattacattttttataacAAGGTAATGCAAAATCGATTTCTATCATTTATTTCTTAAtctaaagtcatatgaaacgagtgagtggtgaaaaataatgtttatccagttcttgaaccaatgcatgtatatatcataaacttagtcctctgtgtacgattttatcattattttcgaaaatatatcatataatcgtcaattttttttctctctgtttgttatgatttaacaaatatggctgctcattaaatgccgtgttttgaagccgagttttaccgattgtcaccttatagtaaacaaatcacaaaaagcatgggtattgagcacgtgtttaacatgtataatcagatatttgtttatttcaatgacagatccatgcgtattgcgatcaccggatttttacgaggagggttacgctcgggtcactatgcatacggaaaatatgtcggcgaattgcttcctggaagcaagcaattaaaaataagtaaacttcttctaaatgtggacaaattaaagaattttcctcagaaaaaagaaTATgaacataagttgtataatgaaaactatccatttagacgttataaaaaacatatgcatatttttttttaatttgaggtttcttatgactttaagttaACCTCTGCACTTTATTGTGAGGAcacgtgtcatcatgaatgtacCGTTTGCACTTCATTGGGATATGAAGATTAATTTTAGTATGACGCGCAAGCGTTCactgttatccaatcaaaataacggATTCTCAGTTCCGCCGGAATCATACATTGTTAGATAAATCTTAATTCTCATATTTACTAAGTATAACAGTCCTTGCATATTCTAAGCATTAATTATAGTATCATATATGTTTCTTTACTTATGTCTATTTGTAACTCATTGTCTATGGACCGTGGTGACAGTATAAAGTAGGGACAAGGTCTTTTTGCACGTAACCGTTTGAACTTGATAAAAGCTCTTGTCTGTTGCTCAAATGACTTAATAATTTCTATTGAAATCAAGCGCTTAtgagcaaaatcatttcttaatatATTGCTGCTAGTCAGTATACAAATGGTATAGTTCCTTAACAAGCAACACGAACAAGGCGTTGCAGAAGGTCATGTTTTTATCTGCATGAATGTTTATGACGTCTCtatacactaaatccattggatgttggatgtgtacggattgataatttagttttTGATGCATGGATTTTTTTagtagttgttagtggcttttatctagctgtcagtaactgtgagtaatCTCGGATCAGTACGCCAcgtagtgtctttttgttgttgggatttataaacaagtacccgtccacgtccactcggtgtttttgttaaatgcatttctatttgtatccatctgatgagttaagcttatttcaacttatttttatagttcgttattatgttgtactgttacaccacggtcccaggttaggggagggttgggatcccactaacatgtcaaccccgccacattctgtatgtgtgtgcctgtcccacgcctggagcctgtaattcagtggttgtcgtttgttgatgtgttacatatttgtttttcgttggtttttttttgtacatgaattaggccgttagttttctcgaatgaattgttttacatttgtcatttcagtgtcttttatagctgactatgcggcatgggcttttctcattgttgaagaccgtacggtgaactatatttgttaatttctgggtcattttggtctcttgtggagagttgtctcattggcaatcataccacattattTTAAATTGAGGAATGTTCGCTCCTTTTCAtctaaataacattttttttaaagacctTTATAAATAACAGAACTAGAAAACTTTATAAGCATGATAGGAATGTGTCATTGTTTTCCAAGATATACGTAAACCATTGATAATTTCGCAGGAAAGTATTCTCTCTAGAGTTGTCATTCATTTAACATTGGTgcattatgaaaaaataaaaaagcattttataagagtttcaaattatttttttatactacaTTAGTCGTACAATTATGAAAAGCGAAGTAGGGGTTGGTGGGTAAATGTGTTACTTGCTCCATATTACAAAGAGAGCATCTGAGGTCAGTTCCGATTCATTGGAATTTGCATGATCTATACCAGCCTGTGCTTTACTTCAAGTTAGCTTGCTGGTAGCAACAAGACTGCACCAAAGGTTCTTAAATTGTAAAGTTTAATCCCTTaattttggtgggattcgtgttgcctTTTCTTTAGTTgttgtatggcaagccgttcttgtcaaaactatgtttaaaccatttttcgaaaaatttacacactgcatgagaattacaacaaagcacactgagatttaaaaacttcaaaaagcacactgagatttgaaaattacacactgagaattgaaaattacacactgagaattgaaaattacacacagaaataaaaattacacactgagatttcataaagacgcactg
This genomic interval carries:
- the LOC143048231 gene encoding CTP synthase 2-like, whose amino-acid sequence is MKYVLVSGGVISGIGKGVIASSLGMILKSCGVRVTSIKIDPYINIDAGTFSPYEHGEVFVLDDGGEVDLDLGNYERFLDITLHRDNNITTGKIYQHVINKERRGDYLGKTVQVVPHITDAIMDWVERVAKIPVDGDNQTPEVCIVELGGTIGDIEGMPFIEAFRQFFHFRIKREDYCLVHVSLVPQPQATGEQKTKPTQASVRELRGLGLSPDLIVCRSTLPIADPVKAKISLFCHVKPQQVFSIHDVSSLFRVPLLLHAQGVSKFLMEKLEINTSSSPFGSRMMMRWKDLSDRHDRLLKEVTIALVGKYTQLEDAYSSVIKSLQHSSLCVSHRLNLRCIEADHLEAAMMKENPSKYHDAWHQLVSANGVLVPGGFGKRGVEGKCLAANWARTNNKPFLGVCLGLQCAVIEYSRNVLGLEDAHSTEFNPKTKNPVVIDMPEHNTGQMGGTMRLGKRKTLFNTESSILRKLYGKQSFVEERHRHRYEVNPTIVSQLEGEGMKFVGRSEDGERMEIMELQGHPYYVGVQYHPEYLSRPMKPSAPYLGLLLASTGKLSTYVTRGFRLSPHLSYSEGNDEELDEEIAQLSIEKSDSVESTS